In Patagioenas fasciata isolate bPatFas1 chromosome 11, bPatFas1.hap1, whole genome shotgun sequence, the following proteins share a genomic window:
- the LOC139825432 gene encoding BTB/POZ domain-containing protein KCTD12-like: protein MALADNTGCAKPSEDFPFPEIIELNVGGQVYITRHPTLVSVPGSLLWEMFTQKNVRSLARDSKGRFFVDRDGFLFRYILDYMRDQQLVLPDHFPERSRLQREAEYFMLPELVKMLAPKFSKQNSLGDDPCQSDPEELSPSADATRNLTSASATLPSTVAGGPGGAIAAGTGAAGTDIRRAGFITIGYRGTYTLGRDSQTDAKFRRVARIMVCGKTSLAKEVFGDTLNESRDPDRPPERYTSRYYLKFTFLEQAFDKLADAGFHMVACNSTGTCAFAHDQTDDRIWTSYTEYVFYRE from the coding sequence ATGGCCCTGGCAGACAACACGGGCTGTGCCAAACCCAGCGAGGACTTCCCTTTCCCCGAGATCATTGAGCTCAATGTGGGTGGGCAAGTCTATATCACCCGTCACCCCACCCTGGTCAGCGTGCCTGGCTCACTCCTCTGGGAGATGTTCACCCAGAAGAACGTCCGCTCCCTGGCCCGTGACAGCAAGGGACGTTTCTTCGTGGACCGGGATGGTTTCCTCTTCCGCTACATCTTGGATTACATGAGGGACCAGCAGCTCGTGCTGCCTGACCACTTCCCGGAGAGGAGTCGCCTGCAGCGAGAGGCTGAATATTTCATGCTGCCGGAGCTTGTGAAGATGTTGGCCCCCAAGTTCAGCAAGCAGAACTCGCTGGGAGATGACCCATGCCAAAGCGACCCAGAGGAGCTCTCCCCCAGCGCGGATGCCACCCGCAACCTGACCTCTGCCAGTGCCACGCTCCCCAGCACCGtggctggtggccctgggggtgcCATCGCCGCTGGCACAGGTGCTGCCGGCACCGACATCCGCAGGGCAGGTTTCATCACCATCGGCTACCGGGGCACGTACACCCTGGGCAGGGACAGCCAGACGGATGCAAAGTTCCGCAGGGTGGCACGGATCATGGTCTGTGGCAAGACGTCGCTGGCCAAGGAGGTCTTTGGAGATACCTTGAATGAGAGCAGGGACCCGGACAGGCCCCCGGAGAGGTACACCTCCCGGTACTACCTCAAATTCACCTTCTTGGAGCAAGCCTTTGACAAACTGGCTGATGCTGGCTTCCACATGGTGGCTTGCAACTCTACAGGCACCTGTGCCTTCGCCCATGACCAGACAGATGACAGGATCTGGACCTCTTACACCGAATATGTTTTCTACCGTGAGTGA